In Coregonus clupeaformis isolate EN_2021a chromosome 15, ASM2061545v1, whole genome shotgun sequence, one genomic interval encodes:
- the si:ch211-222n4.2 gene encoding coiled-coil domain-containing protein 74A isoform X1, translated as MSGNSLPPLRNLPHWSRVGCLDKACFPQPRPCPVNHLEPLSDSPRGDRGGEVSSHRDMDTRVASLQRNIQFLQLQHKDTLQKLHGEIEDLRRENKELQYKLIMEPSKSCRKGISLGSSRRSTRPPTQGSEAQIQRGIYLEQPLQDTRPSQDPGLSIAGDGCVAHTYTETAGVARQEHESELRGGLITSLQPLRIHSSPSHPPRPPTLQECEVIIRQLYNANSLQSQEIIRVKAVLRDIVFNKKITPENYIMTKAYLADGTSKADVERFPQLALQPLPKRMSGNQAGVTERVILPALKQHLSSSIAERQKRTQTVQRSRLRRTVH; from the exons ATGTCAGGCAACAGTCTTCCGCCTCTGCGAAATCTACCCCACTGGTCCCGCGTTGGATGTCTTGACAAGGCTTGCTTTCCACAACCACGGCCTTGCCCGGTCAACCACCTTGAACCGCTGTCCGATTCACCCCGtggggacagagggggagaggtcTCATCTCACCGCGATATGGATACTCGCGTTGCATCGCTTCAGAGGAATATTCAGTTCCTGCAACTACAGCACAAGGACACTCTTCAGAAGCTACACGGTGAAATAGAAGACCTCAGACGGGAAAATAAAG AGCTGCAGTATAAGCTGATCATGGAGCCTTCAAAGTCTTGCAGAAAAG GTATTTCTTTAGGATCAAGCCGCAGGAGCACAAGGCCACCAACACAGGGGAGTGAGGCCCAGATACAGAGAGGGATCTACCTGGAGCAACCTTTACAAGACACACGCCCATCTCAAGACCCAGGGCTCAG TATAGCAGGGGACGGTTGTGTGGCTCACACCTACACTGAGACCGCTGGAGTGGCAAGGCAAGAACACGAGTCAGAGCTGAGGGGAGGCCTCATCACCTCTCTGCAGCCCCTCCGGATCCACAGCAGCCCATCCCATCCCCCCCGACCCCCCACCCTGCAGGAATGTGAGGTCATCATACGGCAGCTCTACAACGCCAACAGCCTGCAGTCTCAGGAG ATTATACGTGTGAAGGCTGTCCTCCGAGACATTGTGTTCAACAAGAAAATCACTCCTGAGAACTACATCATGACAAAGGCCTACCTTGCTGATGGCACCAG CAAGGCAGATGTAGAGAGGTTTCCTCAACTAGCACTTCAACCACTTCCCAAGAGAAT GTCTGGGAACCAGGCAGGGGTGACAGAGAGGGTGATCCTCCCAGCCCTCAAACAGCACCTGAGCTCCAGCATCGCAGAGAGGCAGAAGAGGACCCAGACTGTACAGAGGAGCAGGCTGAGGAGAACAGTGCATTGA
- the si:ch211-222n4.2 gene encoding coiled-coil domain-containing protein 74A isoform X2: MSGNSLPPLRNLPHWSRVGCLDKACFPQPRPCPVNHLEPLSDSPRGDRGGEVSSHRDMDTRVASLQRNIQFLQLQHKDTLQKLHGEIEDLRRENKELQYKLIMEPSKSCRKGSSRRSTRPPTQGSEAQIQRGIYLEQPLQDTRPSQDPGLSIAGDGCVAHTYTETAGVARQEHESELRGGLITSLQPLRIHSSPSHPPRPPTLQECEVIIRQLYNANSLQSQEIIRVKAVLRDIVFNKKITPENYIMTKAYLADGTSKADVERFPQLALQPLPKRMSGNQAGVTERVILPALKQHLSSSIAERQKRTQTVQRSRLRRTVH, from the exons ATGTCAGGCAACAGTCTTCCGCCTCTGCGAAATCTACCCCACTGGTCCCGCGTTGGATGTCTTGACAAGGCTTGCTTTCCACAACCACGGCCTTGCCCGGTCAACCACCTTGAACCGCTGTCCGATTCACCCCGtggggacagagggggagaggtcTCATCTCACCGCGATATGGATACTCGCGTTGCATCGCTTCAGAGGAATATTCAGTTCCTGCAACTACAGCACAAGGACACTCTTCAGAAGCTACACGGTGAAATAGAAGACCTCAGACGGGAAAATAAAG AGCTGCAGTATAAGCTGATCATGGAGCCTTCAAAGTCTTGCAGAAAAG GATCAAGCCGCAGGAGCACAAGGCCACCAACACAGGGGAGTGAGGCCCAGATACAGAGAGGGATCTACCTGGAGCAACCTTTACAAGACACACGCCCATCTCAAGACCCAGGGCTCAG TATAGCAGGGGACGGTTGTGTGGCTCACACCTACACTGAGACCGCTGGAGTGGCAAGGCAAGAACACGAGTCAGAGCTGAGGGGAGGCCTCATCACCTCTCTGCAGCCCCTCCGGATCCACAGCAGCCCATCCCATCCCCCCCGACCCCCCACCCTGCAGGAATGTGAGGTCATCATACGGCAGCTCTACAACGCCAACAGCCTGCAGTCTCAGGAG ATTATACGTGTGAAGGCTGTCCTCCGAGACATTGTGTTCAACAAGAAAATCACTCCTGAGAACTACATCATGACAAAGGCCTACCTTGCTGATGGCACCAG CAAGGCAGATGTAGAGAGGTTTCCTCAACTAGCACTTCAACCACTTCCCAAGAGAAT GTCTGGGAACCAGGCAGGGGTGACAGAGAGGGTGATCCTCCCAGCCCTCAAACAGCACCTGAGCTCCAGCATCGCAGAGAGGCAGAAGAGGACCCAGACTGTACAGAGGAGCAGGCTGAGGAGAACAGTGCATTGA